From Pseudomonas sp. G.S.17, the proteins below share one genomic window:
- the tsaD gene encoding tRNA (adenosine(37)-N6)-threonylcarbamoyltransferase complex transferase subunit TsaD, which produces MLVLGLETSCDETGVALYDSERGLLSDALFSQIDLHRAYGGVVPELASRDHVKRMLPLIRQVLADADAVAEDIDAIAYTAGPGLVGALLVGASCAQALAFAWDIPALGVHHMEGHLLAPMLEEQPPEFPFVALLVSGGHTQLVRVDGIGLYQLLGDTLDDAAGEAFDKTAKMMGMQYPGGPEIAALATKGVAGRFVFPRPMTDRPGLDFSFSGLKTSALNTWQQCQSAGDDNEQTRCDISLAFQTAVVETLTIKCKRALKQAGMKRLVIAGGVSANKALRTSLEKMLGDLHGNVFYARPEFCTDNGAMIAFAGCQRLQAGQKEDLSITVQARWPMEQLSGL; this is translated from the coding sequence ATGCTAGTACTGGGATTAGAAACTTCTTGCGACGAAACCGGCGTCGCGCTCTACGACAGTGAGCGCGGCCTGCTTTCCGATGCATTATTCAGTCAGATCGACTTGCACCGCGCCTACGGTGGCGTGGTGCCAGAGCTGGCTTCGCGTGATCACGTCAAGCGCATGCTGCCCCTGATTCGTCAGGTCCTGGCTGACGCCGATGCGGTCGCCGAAGATATCGACGCCATCGCATACACAGCAGGGCCGGGCCTTGTAGGCGCGTTGCTGGTCGGCGCGTCCTGTGCGCAGGCGCTGGCGTTTGCCTGGGACATTCCGGCGCTGGGCGTGCATCACATGGAAGGCCATTTGCTGGCGCCGATGCTCGAAGAACAGCCGCCCGAGTTCCCGTTCGTCGCTTTGTTGGTTTCCGGTGGTCATACGCAGCTGGTTCGTGTTGATGGCATCGGCCTGTATCAGTTGCTGGGCGACACTCTGGACGACGCCGCAGGCGAGGCATTCGACAAGACGGCCAAGATGATGGGCATGCAATATCCCGGTGGTCCGGAGATCGCCGCATTGGCTACCAAGGGTGTGGCGGGACGTTTCGTCTTCCCCAGGCCCATGACTGATCGGCCGGGTCTGGATTTTAGCTTCAGCGGCTTGAAAACCTCCGCTCTGAATACCTGGCAGCAGTGCCAAAGCGCTGGGGACGACAACGAGCAAACCCGTTGCGACATCTCGCTGGCCTTCCAGACGGCGGTGGTGGAGACTTTGACCATCAAGTGCAAGCGAGCCCTCAAGCAGGCCGGGATGAAACGCTTGGTGATCGCTGGCGGCGTCAGCGCGAACAAGGCGCTGCGCACCTCACTGGAAAAAATGCTCGGTGATCTGCACGGCAATGTGTTTTATGCGCGTCCTGAATTCTGTACCGACAACGGCGCGATGATTGCCTTTGCCGGTTGCCAGCGTTTACAGGCCGGGCAGAAGGAAGATTTGAGTATTACGGTGCAAGCGCGCTGGCCAATGGAGCAGTTGTCCGGGCTGTAG
- the rpsU gene encoding 30S ribosomal protein S21 gives MPAVKVKENEPFDVALRRFKRSCEKAGVLAEVRSREFYEKPTSERKRKAAAAVKRHAKKVQREQRRAVRLY, from the coding sequence ATGCCAGCCGTCAAAGTTAAAGAGAACGAACCCTTCGACGTAGCTCTGCGTCGTTTCAAGCGCTCCTGCGAAAAAGCCGGTGTTCTGGCTGAAGTTCGTAGCCGCGAATTTTACGAGAAGCCGACTTCTGAGCGTAAGCGTAAAGCAGCAGCCGCTGTTAAGCGTCACGCCAAGAAAGTACAGCGCGAACAGCGCCGCGCCGTTCGCCTGTATTAA